One Pseudochaenichthys georgianus chromosome 7, fPseGeo1.2, whole genome shotgun sequence DNA segment encodes these proteins:
- the LOC117449102 gene encoding golgin subfamily A member 6-like protein 22: protein MCIHSSLFTPEHSDDLHNLHSLQTEHFFQREIDYPTYSQHKSTDGAMDRRSHQNYPRGNPRPFDHGAEADRAYKQIHCRNDQINGLEEYHGAFQEERTKFFHSMRKQKDKIKRLEKLLKHRNSGLHKEKKLADTIMENIENAECQHKRQMDQMVARHEAEKGNFSGEKDQATSDSVNNDVPLQCDPEIIKLRMRKGEELLEWVTILEDRTSDLEEQMREQEETFSKDLADKSHTWETEKQQMVTTLNEVTQEKNNMTKETLTLESEFKQVEAKLKQVEKEKDRLAENNLSCEMDIKQLKEQMREQEEKFSKDLADKSHTWETEKQQMVTTLNEVTQEKNNMTKETLTWESEFKQVEAKLKQVEKEKDRLAENNLSCETDIKQLKEQMREQEEKFSKDLADKSHTWETEKQQMVTTLNEVTQEKNNMTKETLTLESEFKQVEAKLKQVEKEKDRLAENNLSCETDIKQLKEQVREQEEKFSKDLADKSHTWETEKQQMVTTLNEVTQEKNNMTKETLTLESEFKQVEAKLKQVEKEKDRLAENNLSCETDIKQLKEQMREQEEKFSKDLADKSHTWETEKQQMVTTLNEVTQEKNNMTKETLTLESEFKQVEAKLKQVEKEKDRLAENNLSCETDIKQLKEQVREQEEKFSKDLADKSHTWETEKQQMVTTLNEVTQEKNNMTKETLTLESEFKQVEAKLKQVEKEKDRLAENNLSCETDIKQLKEQMREQEEKFSKDLAEKQLNWEQFVQRKETDFKQLENQLEDQKKKFSKDLALNQESWESKVNLVETKLKEVTQKKDDLVKTHQSMETKLHLMETQLKQVEEQRDDLAQRRLSWATTEKKMEEKNKLLEDLCLHMKNKSRGFFSRWRGETEDRDVTLQKMISKMQEKEMRKKAKDARNTSSEKMEKMEEMEEASGDSAPAGQQ, encoded by the coding sequence ATGTGCATTCACTCGTCACTCTTCACTCCAGAGCATTCAGACGACCTTCACAACCTTCACAGTCTTCAGACAGAACACTTCTTCCAAAGAGAAATAGATTATCCTACCTACTCACAACACAAGTCTACAGACGGTGCCATGGATAGAAGAAGCCACCAGAACTACCCGAGGGGAAACCCGAGGCCATTCGACCATGGAGCAGAAGCCGATCGAGCTTACAAGCAGATCCACTGCAGAAATGACCAGATAAACGGCCTGGAGGAGTATCATGGGGCATTTCAGGAGGAGAGGACGAAATTTTTCCACAGTATGCGCAAACAAAAAGACAAGATCAAACGTCTTGAGAAGCTCCTGAAGCACAGGAACTCAGGGCTCCACAAAGAGAAAAAGCTGGCTGACACCATCATGGAGAATATTGAAAATGCAGAATGCCAACACAAGAGGCAGATGGACCAAATGGTGGCAAGGCATGAGGCAGAGAAAGGAAATTTCTCTGGTGAGAAGGACCAGGCGACATCTGACAGCGTGAACAATGATGTTCCCCTGCAGTGTGACCCAGAGATCATCAAACTGAGGATGAGGAAAGGGGAAGAACTCCTTGAGTGGGTGACCATCTTGGAGGATAGAACCAGTGATCTGGAGGAACAGATGAGAGAGCAGGAGGAGACGTTCTCCAAAGACCTGGCCGATAAGAGTCACACCTGGGAGACTGAGAAGCAACAGATGGTGACAACACTAAATGAGGTGACTCAGGAAAAGAACAACATGACCAAGGAAACCCTGACCTTGGAGtctgagttcaaacaggtggaaGCTAAATTAAAGCAGGTGGAAAAGGAGAAAGATCGCCTGGCCGAGAATAACCTGAGCTGTGAGATGGACATCAAACAGCTGAAAGAACAGATGAGAGAGCAGGAGGAGAAGTTCTCCAAAGACCTGGCCGATAAGAGTCACACCTGGGAGACTGAGAAGCAACAGATGGTGACAACACTAAATGAGGTGACTCAGGAAAAGAACAACATGACCAAGGAAACCCTGACCTGGGAGtctgagttcaaacaggtggagGCTAAATTAAAGCAGGTGGAAAAGGAGAAAGATCGCCTGGCCGAGAATAACCTGAGCTGTGAGACGGACATCAAACAGCTGAAAGAACAGATGAGAGAGCAGGAGGAGAAGTTCTCCAAAGACCTGGCCGATAAGAGTCACACCTGGGAGACTGAGAAGCAACAGATGGTGACAACACTAAATGAGGTGACTCAGGAAAAGAACAACATGACCAAGGAAACCCTGACCTTGGAGtctgagttcaaacaggtggaaGCTAAATTAAAGCAGGTGGAAAAGGAGAAAGATCGCCTGGCCGAGAATAACCTGAGCTGTGAGACGGACATCAAACAGCTGAAAGAACAGGTGAGAGAGCAGGAGGAGAAGTTCTCCAAAGACCTGGCCGATAAGAGTCACACCTGGGAGACTGAGAAGCAACAGATGGTGACAACACTAAATGAGGTGACTCAGGAAAAGAACAACATGACCAAGGAAACCCTGACCTTGGAGtctgagttcaaacaggtggaaGCTAAATTAAAGCAGGTGGAAAAGGAGAAAGATCGCCTCGCCGAGAATAACCTGAGCTGTGAGACGGACATCAAACAGCTGAAAGAACAGATGAGAGAGCAGGAGGAGAAGTTCTCCAAAGACCTGGCCGATAAGAGTCACACCTGGGAGACTGAGAAGCAACAGATGGTGACAACACTAAATGAGGTGACTCAGGAAAAGAACAACATGACCAAGGAAACCCTGACCTTGGAGtctgagttcaaacaggtggaaGCTAAATTAAAGCAGGTGGAAAAGGAGAAAGATCGCCTGGCCGAGAATAACCTGAGCTGTGAGACGGACATCAAACAGCTGAAAGAACAGGTGAGAGAGCAGGAGGAGAAGTTCTCCAAAGACCTGGCCGATAAGAGTCACACCTGGGAGACTGAGAAGCAACAGATGGTGACAACACTAAATGAGGTGACTCAGGAAAAGAACAACATGACCAAGGAAACCCTGACCTTGGAGtctgagttcaaacaggtggaaGCTAAATTAAAGCAGGTGGAAAAGGAGAAAGATCGCCTCGCCGAGAATAACCTGAGCTGTGAGACGGACATCAAACAGCTGAAAGAACAGATGAGAGAGCAGGAGGAGAAGTTCTCCAAAGACCTGGCTGAAAAACAGCTGAACTGGGAGCAGTTTGTCCAACGCAAGGAGACGGATTTCAAGCAGTTGGAAAACCAATTGGAAGATCAGAAGAAGAAGTTCTCCAAAGACCTGGCCCTGAACCAGGAGAGCTGGGAGTCCAAGGTTAATTTGGTGGAGACCAAATTAAAGGAGGTAACTCAGAAGAAGGACGACCTGGTCAAGACACACCAGAGCATGGAGACCAAGCTTCACCTGATGGAGACACAACTGaaacaggtggaggagcagagGGACGACCTGGCTCAGAGAAGACTGAGCTGGGCAACGACTGagaaaaagatggaggagaaaaaTAAACTTCTGGAAGACCTCTGTCTTCACATGAAGAATAAGAGCAGAGGTTTCTTCTCTCGCTGGAGGGGAGAGACTGAGGATAGAGACGTTACCTTGCAGAAAATGATAAGCAAGATGCAAGAGAAGGAGATGAGAAAGAAAGCCAAAGACGCGAGAAACACCTCCTCAGAGAAGATGGAGAAGatggaggagatggaggaagCTTCTGGTGATTCAGCTCCAGCTGGACAACAGTAA